The genomic interval TTTACAGAAACTTCTTTATCATGCTGAACAGCCTCTACGTTATAATCGAAAAAAGTAAGCACTTTTACGGTTTGGTCGGCCACAAGTGTTGTTATGGATGCTGTTTTATAAGTCCCTTCTTTTTCTTGAGAACGCTGTAAGTAAGTGTTATAAATTGTAACTAATAAAAAATAGGTTACAAAAAACTTAATCAGAAAAATGATGATGCTTTTATGTTTCTTCACAATAAATTTTAATTAATTTTGCCACTTATTTACACAACGAATATACAAATGAATATAGATACTTTACAACAACAGATAGACAAAATTATTTCGTCTAACACTACAATAGAGGAGAAGTTACAAGCGATATGCGATTATTTAGAAAAAGAAATTTCTTACTATGATTGGGTCGGTTTTTATTTTAAAAACGGAGATAAAAACGAGTTAAAATTAGCACAATATACAGGAGAAGAAACAGAACACACAATTATTCCGTTTGGGAAAGGTATTTGCGGACAAGTAGCTGTTAGTAACGAAAACTTTGTAGTACAAGATGTTTCTGCTCAAGACAATTATATTTCTTGCGGATGGAAAGTAAAATCTGAAATTGTAATTCCAATTTTTGTAGCAGGCGAGAATATTGGTCAAATTGATATAGATTCTCATACAGCAAATACATTTTCCGCAAAAGACGAAGCACTTCTAGAGTACATTTGCAAAGAATTATCAAATATTCTGTAATTTTGTTGATTTATTTTTATCTTTTTACTACTTTTGATAAAAATACTACAATTCACAAATCGACATACTTCTAAATAATGAGAAAATACGAATCCACTACCATAACATCTAAAAATTC from Polaribacter sejongensis carries:
- a CDS encoding GAF domain-containing protein; the encoded protein is MNIDTLQQQIDKIISSNTTIEEKLQAICDYLEKEISYYDWVGFYFKNGDKNELKLAQYTGEETEHTIIPFGKGICGQVAVSNENFVVQDVSAQDNYISCGWKVKSEIVIPIFVAGENIGQIDIDSHTANTFSAKDEALLEYICKELSNIL